The following coding sequences are from one Microbacterium wangchenii window:
- the glmS gene encoding glutamine--fructose-6-phosphate transaminase (isomerizing): MCGIIGYVGPRQSQDILMSGLARLEYRGYDSAGIAVIDGEGGLGMRKRAGKLAVLRDDLVDRPMPDGTTGIGHTRWATHGGPTDVNAHPHLADDGKLAVIHNGIIENFAELKSELVGEGFSFRSDTDTEVAAVLLGREYAATGDLAQAFRAVVARLEGAFTLLAMHQDSPGVVVGARRNSPLVIGLGDGENFLGSDVAAFVEHTRNALAIGQDQIVVITPTGVEVTDFAGSVVEVEPFEVTWDAAAAEKGGWSSFMAKEVAEEPEAVAKTLLGRIHEGRVEIPELDGMDDLLRGIDRILVIACGTAAYAGMVGKYALESWTRVPVDVELAHEFRYRDPVLSPNTLVVSISQSGETMDTLMAVKYAREQGAKTLSICNTQGATIPRESDAVVYTHAGPEVAVASTKAFVAQITALYLLALHVARLRGTLSAEQLADNVAELEAIPGKIVRVLETEQERISQFAHWMADTRSVLFLGRHVGYPIAMEGALKLKELAYIHAEGFAAGELKHGPIALIEAGQPVFVVVPSPRGSGDMHRKVISSIEEIRARGARVIAIAEEGDAAVLPVADEVLRIPLAAPMFEPLLAVVPLHIFAMGLATAKGLDVDQPRNLAKSVTVE; this comes from the coding sequence ACAGAGCCAGGACATCCTGATGTCGGGGCTGGCCCGACTGGAGTATCGGGGCTACGACTCGGCCGGCATCGCCGTCATCGACGGTGAGGGCGGCCTCGGCATGCGCAAGCGCGCGGGCAAGCTCGCGGTGCTGCGCGACGACCTCGTCGACCGGCCGATGCCGGACGGCACGACCGGCATCGGGCACACCCGGTGGGCGACCCACGGCGGCCCCACCGACGTCAACGCGCACCCGCACCTGGCCGACGACGGCAAGCTCGCCGTGATCCACAACGGCATCATCGAGAACTTCGCCGAGCTGAAGTCCGAACTCGTGGGGGAGGGGTTCTCCTTCCGCAGCGACACCGACACCGAGGTCGCCGCCGTCCTGCTCGGCCGCGAGTACGCCGCCACCGGCGACCTCGCGCAGGCCTTCCGCGCTGTCGTCGCGCGCCTGGAGGGCGCCTTCACGCTGCTGGCGATGCACCAGGACTCCCCTGGCGTGGTCGTCGGGGCTCGCCGCAACTCACCGCTGGTGATCGGCCTCGGCGACGGGGAGAACTTCCTCGGCTCCGACGTCGCCGCCTTCGTCGAGCACACGCGCAACGCCCTCGCGATCGGGCAGGACCAGATCGTCGTCATCACCCCCACGGGCGTCGAGGTCACCGACTTCGCCGGGTCCGTGGTGGAGGTCGAACCGTTCGAGGTGACGTGGGATGCCGCGGCCGCCGAGAAGGGCGGCTGGTCCTCGTTCATGGCCAAGGAGGTCGCCGAAGAGCCCGAGGCGGTCGCCAAGACCCTCCTCGGCCGCATCCACGAGGGCCGCGTGGAGATCCCCGAGCTGGACGGCATGGACGACCTGCTGCGAGGAATCGACCGCATCCTGGTGATCGCGTGCGGCACCGCCGCGTACGCCGGCATGGTCGGAAAGTACGCCCTGGAGAGCTGGACCCGCGTGCCGGTCGATGTCGAACTCGCCCACGAGTTCCGCTACCGCGACCCGGTGCTCTCCCCGAACACGCTCGTGGTGTCGATCAGCCAGTCCGGCGAGACGATGGACACGCTGATGGCGGTCAAGTACGCCCGCGAGCAGGGCGCCAAGACGCTGTCGATCTGCAACACGCAGGGCGCGACCATCCCGCGCGAGTCCGACGCCGTCGTGTACACCCACGCCGGCCCCGAGGTGGCCGTGGCCTCCACGAAGGCCTTCGTCGCGCAGATCACCGCGCTGTACCTGCTGGCCCTGCACGTCGCGCGCCTGCGCGGCACGCTCTCGGCCGAGCAGCTGGCCGACAACGTCGCCGAGCTCGAGGCGATCCCGGGCAAGATCGTGCGCGTGCTGGAGACCGAGCAGGAGCGCATCTCGCAGTTCGCGCACTGGATGGCCGACACGCGATCGGTCCTCTTCCTCGGCCGCCACGTCGGCTACCCCATCGCCATGGAGGGCGCGCTCAAGCTCAAGGAGCTCGCCTACATCCACGCCGAGGGCTTCGCCGCCGGCGAGCTCAAGCACGGCCCGATCGCGCTCATCGAGGCCGGTCAGCCGGTCTTCGTGGTGGTGCCGTCTCCCCGCGGGAGCGGCGACATGCACCGCAAGGTGATCTCCAGCATCGAGGAGATCCGCGCCCGCGGCGCGCGCGTCATCGCGATCGCCGAGGAGGGTGACGCCGCCGTGCTGCCCGTCGCCGACGAGGTGCTGCGCATCCCGCTGGCCGCGCCCATGTTCGAGCCGCTCCTGGCCGTCGTGCCGCTGCACATCTTCGCGATGGGCCTGGCCACGGCCAAGGGCCTGGACGTGGACCAGCCGCGGAACCTCGCCAAGTCGGTGACGGTCGAGTAG
- a CDS encoding CapA family protein — translation MIRFTAVGDVGPERPDVDSLFEKVAAHVRAADIAFMQLEMTLTQRGQRVPQTKHTSRTHPDAAAAFRRAGFTHAGWASNHSLDWGTEGFFDTIDALDAASVVPLGVGRDLSEARRIRIAEADGIRVAILAYCSILPADYWATAQRPGVAPLRAFTVHEPIEPDQPGTPARMHTFPHPDDLSGMVADIRAAREIADAVIVSAHWGIHFSYAELADYQRVAGRAAIDAGADLVIGHHAHILKGVEMYRGKAIFHSLGNFAIELPMDEEHAQRPSFRHLLSLHPGWEPDIGGMFNFPPDSRKSIIVDCDIDERGVSGVRLRPVWIDRMAVPEILAPDDPRFAEVVDYLRGASSAAGLDTTFTVDGDEVRVS, via the coding sequence ATGATCCGTTTCACCGCCGTCGGCGACGTCGGGCCCGAGCGCCCCGACGTCGACAGTCTGTTCGAGAAGGTCGCCGCGCACGTGCGCGCGGCGGACATCGCGTTCATGCAGCTCGAGATGACCCTCACCCAACGCGGGCAGCGCGTCCCGCAGACCAAGCACACCTCACGGACGCACCCGGATGCCGCTGCGGCCTTCCGGCGCGCGGGCTTCACCCACGCCGGCTGGGCGAGCAACCACTCGCTCGATTGGGGGACCGAGGGCTTCTTCGACACGATCGACGCGCTCGACGCGGCGAGCGTGGTACCGCTCGGCGTCGGGCGGGATCTCTCCGAAGCCCGCCGGATCCGGATCGCCGAGGCCGACGGGATCCGCGTCGCGATCCTGGCGTACTGCAGCATCCTCCCGGCCGACTACTGGGCCACGGCGCAGCGTCCGGGCGTCGCCCCCCTCCGCGCCTTCACGGTGCACGAGCCGATCGAGCCGGACCAGCCGGGCACCCCGGCACGGATGCACACCTTCCCCCATCCGGACGACCTCAGCGGCATGGTGGCGGACATCCGCGCCGCGCGGGAGATCGCGGACGCCGTCATCGTGTCGGCGCACTGGGGTATCCACTTCAGCTACGCCGAACTCGCCGATTACCAGCGCGTGGCGGGGCGGGCGGCGATCGACGCCGGCGCCGACCTGGTCATCGGCCACCACGCCCACATCCTCAAAGGCGTCGAGATGTATCGCGGGAAGGCCATCTTCCACAGCCTCGGCAATTTCGCGATCGAGCTGCCGATGGATGAGGAGCACGCCCAGCGACCATCATTCCGGCACCTGCTGTCCCTGCACCCCGGCTGGGAGCCCGACATCGGCGGGATGTTCAACTTCCCGCCGGATTCACGCAAATCGATCATCGTGGACTGCGACATCGACGAGAGGGGCGTGTCGGGGGTGCGCCTGCGTCCGGTGTGGATCGATCGGATGGCCGTGCCCGAGATCCTCGCTCCCGACGACCCGCGCTTCGCCGAAGTGGTGGACTACCTCCGCGGCGCCTCGTCCGCGGCCGGACTCGACACCACCTTCACGGTGGACGGGGACGAGGTCCGAGTGTCCTGA
- a CDS encoding ABC transporter ATP-binding protein has product MTLDSQADLRESGSADALLRVEDARCAIPTGRGDVKALGGVDLELRAGEVLGVVGESGSGKSTLAGFIIGALAPGAQSTGSVILEGQDLRSLPSETARRVRGRRIGIVFQDPMMALNPVVPIGRQVTEAAMFNLGLSRAEAKAKAVGLLRQVGIPDPERRLRHYPHQFSGGMRQRITIAMALVCDPDILIADEPTTALDVTVQRQILDLLARLARERSLAMIMVSHDLSVIAGRTDTIAVMYGGYVVESGPTVEVFRNPRHPYTRALLRAIPRIDGSRHARLEAIPGSPPDLTLLGTGCPFAPRCPNALPLCADVMPAVSHPHGGRTLRCHNPVPEGA; this is encoded by the coding sequence ATGACCCTCGATAGCCAGGCCGACCTTCGCGAGTCCGGGAGTGCCGATGCACTCCTTCGCGTCGAGGACGCACGCTGCGCGATTCCGACCGGGCGCGGCGACGTCAAGGCGCTCGGCGGGGTGGACCTCGAACTGCGCGCCGGCGAGGTGCTCGGCGTGGTCGGTGAGTCCGGTTCGGGCAAGTCCACGCTGGCGGGGTTCATCATCGGAGCACTCGCTCCCGGGGCGCAGTCGACCGGGTCGGTCATCCTGGAAGGCCAAGATCTGCGCAGCCTGCCCTCCGAGACCGCCCGCCGTGTGCGGGGCCGCCGCATCGGGATCGTCTTCCAGGACCCCATGATGGCGCTCAACCCCGTCGTCCCGATCGGACGCCAGGTCACCGAAGCGGCCATGTTCAATCTCGGGCTCTCCCGCGCGGAGGCGAAGGCCAAGGCCGTCGGGCTGCTGCGCCAGGTAGGCATCCCCGACCCCGAGCGCAGGCTCCGCCATTACCCGCACCAGTTCTCCGGCGGGATGCGCCAGCGCATCACGATCGCGATGGCCTTGGTGTGCGATCCGGACATCCTCATCGCCGACGAGCCCACCACGGCGCTGGACGTCACGGTCCAGCGCCAGATCCTCGATCTCTTGGCACGTCTCGCCCGCGAGCGCTCGCTCGCGATGATCATGGTCAGCCACGACCTGTCGGTGATCGCGGGACGCACGGACACCATCGCGGTGATGTACGGGGGCTACGTCGTGGAATCCGGGCCGACCGTCGAGGTCTTCCGCAACCCGCGGCATCCGTACACGCGGGCGCTGCTGCGGGCCATCCCCCGCATCGACGGCTCGCGGCACGCACGGCTGGAAGCGATCCCCGGCAGCCCGCCGGATCTGACGCTACTCGGCACCGGGTGCCCGTTCGCACCGCGCTGCCCGAACGCCCTGCCGCTGTGCGCCGACGTCATGCCGGCGGTCTCCCATCCGCACGGAGGCCGAACGCTGCGATGCCACAACCCCGTCCCGGAAGGAGCCTGA
- a CDS encoding ABC transporter permease, whose protein sequence is MTATAPPTRPSTRTLHTVTVPRRRHAGRRIALVVSVTWIALLATLALVADLLPLPGIDEPVGGPSLPPFSGEGPLLGTDAIGRDVATRLIYGIRISLAVGIGATVIALVIGVLLGLIAANARGKIEALINVLADTVLSFPPLLLLMALATVVVPGVPTLVFALGFLFVPPFLRLTRSAALAQMNRDYITAARTLGAGRARIVFRELLPNSIQPVVSYAVVVIAVIIVIEGSLSFLGVGVPPPAPSWGSMIASGKDNLSRAPYLIVAPSLMIFLTVLSFNTVGDHLRRRLSGTGAA, encoded by the coding sequence ATGACCGCGACCGCCCCGCCCACCAGGCCGTCCACCCGGACGCTGCACACCGTCACGGTGCCGCGGCGCCGGCATGCCGGCAGGCGCATCGCCCTCGTGGTGTCGGTGACGTGGATCGCCCTGCTGGCGACTCTGGCCCTCGTCGCGGATCTTCTGCCGTTACCCGGGATCGATGAACCGGTGGGCGGCCCGAGCCTCCCCCCGTTCTCCGGCGAGGGACCACTGCTCGGCACCGACGCGATCGGTCGCGACGTCGCGACCCGGCTCATCTACGGGATCCGGATCTCGCTCGCCGTCGGGATCGGCGCCACGGTCATCGCGCTGGTGATCGGCGTGCTGCTCGGCCTCATCGCGGCGAACGCGCGCGGGAAGATCGAAGCGCTCATCAACGTCCTCGCCGACACCGTGCTGTCGTTCCCGCCGCTGCTGCTCCTGATGGCTCTCGCGACCGTCGTGGTCCCCGGCGTACCGACTCTCGTGTTCGCCTTGGGGTTCCTCTTCGTTCCGCCGTTCTTGCGCCTGACCCGCTCCGCAGCGCTCGCGCAGATGAACCGTGACTACATCACCGCGGCCCGCACCCTGGGCGCCGGTCGCGCGCGCATCGTCTTCCGCGAACTGCTCCCCAACAGCATCCAGCCCGTCGTGTCCTATGCCGTGGTCGTCATCGCCGTCATCATCGTCATCGAGGGCTCGCTGAGCTTCCTCGGGGTGGGGGTTCCCCCGCCCGCCCCCAGCTGGGGTTCGATGATCGCCTCGGGCAAGGACAACCTCAGCCGCGCGCCGTACCTGATCGTGGCCCCCTCGCTGATGATCTTCCTCACGGTGCTCAGCTTCAACACGGTCGGCGACCATCTGCGCCGACGTCTGAGCGGAACGGGTGCCGCATGA
- a CDS encoding ABC transporter ATP-binding protein: protein MPLLEVSDLTKRFKVPGGSVEAVSGVSFSLERGETLALVGESGCGKSTTGRALLGAPGPDEGTIVLDGVTLSDRAASRRRDVQMIFQDARASLNPRRRVRDLVAEGLRIAGVPRAETRTRVDAMLRAVGLDPDRVGDRRAAEFSGGQCQRIAIARAMVMEPQVLVCDEPVASLDVSVQAQVVNLLQDMKESYGLAMLFISHDLSVVRSISDRVAVMYLGRVVEIGGVDELYENPGHPYTRALLDSVPAPDPAAPSRGAALTGDLPSPMSPPSGCRFRTRCPLAQDVCATETPTLRRTAAGQLAACHFSELVAA, encoded by the coding sequence ATGCCGCTGCTGGAGGTGAGCGACCTGACCAAGCGCTTCAAGGTGCCCGGGGGGAGCGTGGAAGCCGTCTCAGGTGTGAGCTTCTCCCTCGAACGTGGCGAGACGCTCGCCCTCGTGGGAGAGTCAGGATGCGGGAAGTCCACCACCGGGCGCGCCCTGCTGGGCGCACCCGGCCCGGATGAGGGGACGATCGTCCTGGACGGCGTGACGCTGTCCGATCGCGCGGCGTCCCGGCGGCGCGACGTGCAGATGATCTTCCAGGATGCGCGGGCCTCGCTGAACCCCCGCCGCCGCGTCCGCGATCTCGTCGCCGAAGGGCTGCGGATCGCCGGCGTGCCGAGGGCGGAGACGCGCACCCGCGTGGACGCCATGCTGCGTGCGGTCGGTCTCGACCCCGACCGCGTCGGGGACCGCCGCGCCGCGGAGTTCTCAGGTGGCCAGTGCCAGCGCATCGCGATCGCCCGCGCGATGGTCATGGAGCCCCAGGTGCTCGTGTGCGACGAACCGGTGGCATCGCTGGACGTGTCGGTGCAGGCCCAGGTGGTCAATCTCCTGCAGGACATGAAGGAGAGTTACGGGCTCGCGATGCTGTTCATCTCCCACGACCTCTCGGTGGTGCGCAGCATCAGCGACAGGGTCGCGGTCATGTATCTGGGGCGCGTCGTGGAGATCGGAGGCGTGGATGAGCTGTACGAGAACCCCGGGCACCCGTACACGCGAGCGCTGCTCGACTCCGTCCCCGCACCTGACCCTGCCGCCCCCTCGCGGGGCGCGGCGCTGACGGGAGACCTGCCTTCGCCGATGTCACCGCCGAGCGGCTGTCGGTTCCGGACCCGGTGTCCGCTCGCCCAGGATGTGTGCGCGACCGAGACTCCCACCCTGCGGCGCACCGCGGCGGGACAGCTCGCCGCATGCCACTTCAGCGAACTCGTGGCCGCGTGA
- a CDS encoding ABC transporter permease, protein MSVFTGERMRATRIRSRPALARAAHLAAVVLLVTLAATALTDLMPGSPGSVILGPGATAQQIADFDAAHGYDQPLFARYVQWLGAALTGDLGTSIQTNQPVAEVLLQRLPVTLELTVLALLLSLLIAVPAAVYAASRANGVFDRIMSSLASGFLSIPVFVVGVVLVYVLAVSTRWFPVAGWAPLSAGLGENLRFAFVPVLALALGEFPAFYRLLRGDVITTLREDFVRTATVRGLPRAYILLRHVLRPSSFSLITVAAVAFGRLLAGSIVIESLFALPGLGSLALQSIPAKDVPMIQGIVVLVAVTYVLINAAVDIAYTFLDPRTRR, encoded by the coding sequence GTGAGCGTATTCACCGGGGAGCGGATGCGCGCCACGCGCATCCGCTCCCGTCCCGCCCTCGCCCGCGCGGCCCACCTCGCCGCGGTCGTCCTGCTCGTCACGCTCGCCGCCACGGCATTGACGGACCTCATGCCCGGTTCCCCGGGATCGGTCATCCTCGGCCCCGGCGCGACGGCGCAGCAGATCGCCGACTTCGATGCCGCACACGGGTACGACCAACCGCTGTTCGCGCGATACGTGCAGTGGCTCGGCGCCGCTCTGACGGGTGACCTGGGAACGTCCATTCAGACGAACCAGCCGGTCGCCGAGGTCCTGCTGCAACGCCTCCCCGTCACGCTCGAGCTGACCGTCCTGGCCCTCCTGCTCTCGCTGCTCATCGCCGTCCCGGCCGCCGTCTACGCCGCATCGCGGGCGAACGGCGTCTTCGACCGGATCATGTCCAGCCTGGCGTCGGGGTTCCTGTCCATCCCGGTGTTCGTGGTGGGTGTCGTCCTCGTGTACGTCCTCGCGGTGTCGACGCGCTGGTTCCCCGTGGCCGGGTGGGCGCCGCTTTCTGCGGGGCTGGGCGAGAATCTCCGTTTCGCCTTCGTGCCCGTGCTCGCCCTGGCGCTCGGAGAGTTCCCCGCGTTCTACCGCCTGCTACGTGGGGATGTCATCACGACGCTTCGCGAGGACTTCGTGCGCACGGCCACCGTCCGGGGTCTCCCCCGCGCCTACATCCTGCTGCGACACGTGCTGCGGCCGTCCTCCTTCTCACTCATCACCGTCGCGGCCGTAGCGTTCGGGCGACTGCTGGCCGGATCCATCGTCATCGAGAGCCTGTTCGCCCTCCCGGGGCTGGGCAGCCTCGCCCTGCAGTCGATCCCGGCCAAAGACGTCCCGATGATCCAAGGAATCGTGGTGCTCGTCGCTGTGACCTACGTACTCATCAACGCCGCCGTCGACATCGCCTACACCTTCCTCGACCCCAGGACCCGCCGATGA
- a CDS encoding MmgE/PrpD family protein: MRGATAELAEWAASLRIEDLPDSVIDRVLAHTLDTVGAILVGATQPWTRTVAEYASVESPTGRSRSAALDRTLRPEWAALINGTAAHGFEIDDYALPGLSHPGSVVVPSAFALGEDRGISGRALIVALAAGFESIVRFGEACTPSLTSHRGFHVTSALGVFGSAASAVSVRGLTAERGLAALGIAAAHASGTTEFTRTGGDIKRLHAGMAAAAGIRSAALAAGGFTAPLAAIEGERGFLAAFVEQARPEQLTAQLGHRWALDGLALKRWCVCAGIQAPLAGLDAILREGDIRPEDITAIEVGVDRATLAHVGHIGGSPRDMTEAQMSLHHAMAMRLVAGGNDPLHYTLFEQGLDVGAQADRVSLHVDDTAEEAFPRRLLASVTVRTATTTATTVRAEAPGTPTTPMDRDARLEKFHALADPLIGERDAVRLVDAVDALREDGPVSVVLAHTRKAQHTA, from the coding sequence GTGAGGGGGGCGACCGCCGAGCTGGCGGAATGGGCGGCGAGCCTCCGTATCGAAGATCTGCCCGACAGCGTCATCGATCGTGTCCTGGCGCACACGCTCGACACCGTCGGCGCGATCCTCGTAGGTGCCACGCAGCCGTGGACGCGCACGGTGGCCGAGTACGCGTCCGTCGAGTCGCCGACCGGCAGATCCCGCTCCGCGGCGCTCGATCGCACGCTCCGTCCCGAGTGGGCCGCCCTCATCAACGGCACGGCGGCGCACGGTTTCGAGATCGACGACTACGCCCTGCCCGGGCTGTCGCACCCCGGCAGTGTTGTCGTGCCGAGCGCGTTCGCGCTGGGTGAGGACCGGGGGATCTCGGGCCGCGCGCTCATCGTCGCCCTCGCCGCCGGGTTCGAGTCGATCGTGCGGTTCGGTGAGGCCTGCACTCCTTCTCTGACCAGCCACCGCGGATTCCACGTCACAAGCGCGCTCGGGGTCTTCGGCTCGGCAGCCTCCGCTGTCAGCGTCCGTGGGCTGACTGCGGAACGGGGCCTGGCCGCGCTCGGAATCGCCGCCGCGCACGCGAGCGGCACGACGGAGTTCACGAGGACCGGGGGCGACATCAAGCGGCTGCACGCAGGCATGGCGGCGGCGGCCGGCATCCGCTCGGCGGCCCTCGCCGCGGGCGGGTTCACCGCTCCCCTCGCCGCCATCGAAGGCGAACGGGGGTTCCTCGCGGCGTTCGTGGAACAGGCCCGCCCCGAGCAGCTGACCGCGCAGCTCGGGCACCGCTGGGCGCTGGACGGCCTCGCACTCAAACGCTGGTGCGTGTGCGCCGGAATCCAAGCGCCGCTGGCGGGGCTGGACGCGATCCTCCGCGAGGGCGACATCCGGCCCGAGGACATCACGGCGATCGAGGTCGGGGTCGACCGCGCGACGCTGGCCCACGTGGGTCACATCGGCGGCTCGCCCCGCGACATGACGGAGGCGCAGATGAGCCTGCACCACGCCATGGCGATGCGCCTGGTCGCGGGTGGCAACGACCCCCTGCACTACACCCTCTTCGAGCAGGGGCTGGATGTCGGGGCCCAGGCGGACCGGGTCTCCCTCCACGTGGATGACACCGCGGAGGAGGCCTTCCCCCGCCGCCTGCTGGCCTCGGTCACGGTGCGCACCGCCACCACGACCGCCACCACCGTCCGCGCCGAAGCGCCCGGCACTCCCACGACCCCCATGGATCGCGACGCGCGACTGGAGAAGTTCCACGCGCTCGCCGACCCCCTCATCGGCGAGCGCGATGCGGTCCGCCTCGTCGACGCGGTCGACGCGCTCCGAGAGGACGGGCCGGTCTCGGTCGTCCTCGCTCACACCCGAAAGGCACAGCACACCGCATGA
- a CDS encoding ABC transporter substrate-binding protein, whose protein sequence is MHHTLRTAAAVIAAGMVLGLAACSTSGDPAPAGPASATGDPVAGGDATIILGVEAVRGLDPALLFNLTPSGDANRMAAIYDVLFWSDASTGEVHGQLGDSLEPDVDGTVWTMSLHPDIVFTDGTPLDAAAVVANYERIQDPATASPLAGLLEGATFAVVDETTLTIELTEPNLQFDKIVATSFTHIGSPTAMAEDPDYANNPVGAGPFVLEEWVRDDHMTLVRNPDYFQEGLPYLDSITFTPLRDPTQRINTVQTGAAHAAVPGSELAFKQAATDAGLALTTAPAGGGPVLMFNTQTAPFNDLRARQAVQLALNIDELTSVVDPGSSAPDSLYGPESAFHPGDSIFVEHDAEAAQALFSELAADGNPVSFTVTMPQSGFFTRTAEYLQSRLAQYDDVTVQIETLDNATLDERVFRKQDYQMSAQIVPVTDPEPNLAKLLQTGGQTNYMGFSDPELDAALDSGRASVDEKERTAAYATVEEIVVAQVPILPIRNQESFTVHAKSLHGLTLHGDGSLLYDRLWLNAE, encoded by the coding sequence GTGCACCACACACTCCGCACCGCGGCGGCGGTGATCGCCGCGGGGATGGTCCTCGGCCTCGCCGCCTGCAGCACCAGCGGCGATCCTGCGCCCGCGGGACCCGCTTCCGCCACCGGCGACCCGGTGGCCGGGGGTGATGCCACCATCATCCTCGGCGTCGAGGCGGTGCGCGGTCTCGATCCGGCGTTGCTGTTCAACCTCACGCCGTCGGGCGACGCCAACCGGATGGCAGCGATCTACGACGTGCTGTTCTGGTCGGATGCGTCCACCGGTGAGGTCCACGGGCAGCTCGGCGACTCGCTGGAGCCCGACGTGGACGGCACCGTCTGGACCATGAGCCTGCACCCCGACATCGTCTTCACCGACGGCACGCCTCTGGATGCTGCCGCCGTGGTCGCGAATTACGAGCGGATCCAGGACCCGGCCACCGCTTCACCCCTGGCAGGACTGCTCGAGGGCGCGACGTTCGCTGTGGTCGACGAGACGACCCTCACCATCGAGCTGACCGAACCGAACCTCCAGTTCGACAAGATCGTCGCCACGAGCTTCACGCACATCGGCTCGCCGACGGCCATGGCCGAGGATCCGGACTACGCCAACAACCCGGTGGGCGCCGGACCGTTCGTACTCGAGGAATGGGTCCGCGACGACCACATGACCCTGGTGCGCAACCCGGACTACTTCCAGGAGGGGCTGCCGTACCTCGATTCGATCACCTTCACGCCGCTGCGCGACCCCACGCAGCGCATCAACACCGTGCAGACCGGAGCCGCGCACGCGGCCGTGCCCGGGTCGGAGCTCGCCTTCAAGCAGGCCGCGACCGACGCCGGTCTCGCACTGACCACCGCCCCGGCCGGCGGCGGACCCGTCCTGATGTTCAACACGCAGACCGCTCCGTTCAATGACCTCCGCGCCCGCCAGGCGGTCCAGCTCGCGCTCAATATCGATGAGCTCACCTCGGTCGTCGACCCCGGCTCGTCGGCTCCGGACAGCCTGTACGGCCCCGAGTCTGCCTTCCACCCGGGGGACAGCATCTTCGTCGAGCACGACGCGGAGGCCGCTCAGGCCCTCTTCAGCGAACTCGCCGCCGACGGCAACCCGGTCTCGTTCACGGTCACGATGCCTCAGAGCGGATTCTTCACCCGCACCGCGGAGTACCTGCAGAGCCGCCTTGCGCAGTACGACGACGTGACCGTACAGATCGAGACGCTCGACAACGCCACGCTGGACGAACGAGTTTTCCGCAAGCAGGACTACCAGATGTCGGCGCAGATCGTGCCGGTCACGGATCCGGAGCCGAACCTCGCGAAGCTGCTGCAGACCGGCGGTCAGACCAACTACATGGGGTTCTCCGACCCCGAGCTGGACGCGGCGCTGGACTCAGGGCGCGCCAGCGTCGATGAGAAGGAGCGCACCGCCGCGTACGCGACCGTCGAGGAGATCGTCGTCGCGCAGGTGCCGATCCTCCCCATCCGCAATCAGGAATCCTTCACCGTCCACGCGAAGTCGCTGCACGGCCTCACGCTGCACGGCGACGGGTCGCTCCTCTACGACCGCCTCTGGCTGAACGCGGAGTAG